In one window of Nicotiana tabacum cultivar K326 chromosome 12, ASM71507v2, whole genome shotgun sequence DNA:
- the LOC107798560 gene encoding cytochrome P450 81F3-like (The RefSeq protein has 1 substitution compared to this genomic sequence), with protein MVNMFTPIIYAPLLLAFYIITKHFLRKLRNNPPAPFLTFPFIGHLYLFKKPLQRTLAKISERYGSVLLLEFGSRKVLLVSSPSAAEECLTKNDIIFANRPLLMAGKHLGYNFTSLAWSSYGDHWRNLRRITSVEMFSTHRLQMLHGIRIDEVKSMVKRLNSSAIAEKSVDMKSMFFELMLNVMMRTIAGKRYYGENVEDIEEATRFKGLVQETFRIGGATNIGDFLPALKLLVRKLEKSLIVLQENRDEFMQELIKDCRKRMEKEGTVTDSEIEGNKKCLIEVLLTLQENEPEYYKDEIIRSLMLVLLSAGTDTSVGTMEWALSLMLNHPETLKKAQAEIDEHIGHERLVDESDINNLPYLRCIINETFRMYPAGPLLVPHESSEETTVGGYRVPGGTMLLVNLWAIHNDPKLWDEPRKFKPERFEGLEGVRDGYKMMPFGSGRRSCPGEGLAIRMVALSLGCIIQCFDWQRLGEGLVDKTEGTGLTLPKAQPLVAKCSPRPIMANLLSQI; from the exons ATGGTTAACATGTTCACTCCAATTATATACGCTCCTCTCCTTTTAGCTTTTTACATTATCACAAAACATTTCTTACGCAAACTCAGAAATAATCCACCAGCTCCATTTCTTACTTTCCCCTTTATTGGCCATCTTTATCTCTTCAAAAAACCACTTCAACGTACCTTAGCCAAAATCTCCGAACGTTATGGCTCTGTTCTTCTACTCGAATTCGGTTCACGAAAAGTACTTTTGGTTTCTTCACCATCTGCAGCTGAAGAATGCTTAACAAAAAACGATATTATTTTCGCGAATCGTCCTCTTTTGATGGCTGGAAAACATCTTGGATATAATTTTACTTCTTTGGCTTGGAGTTCGTACGGAGATCACTGGAGAAATCTTCGTAGGATTACTTCAGTTGAGATGTTTTCGACTCATCGTCTTCAAATGCTACATGGAATTCGTATTGATGAAGTGAAATCTATGGTTAAGAGGCTCAATTCCTCTGCCATAGCTGAAAAATCTGTGGATATGAAGTCTATGTTTTTTGAGCTGATGCTCAATGTTATGATGAGGACAATTGCTGGAAAAAG ATATTACGGTGAGAATGTGGAGGACATTGAGGAAGCTACGAGATTCAAAGGTTTGGTGCAAGAGACTTTCAGGATTGGCGGGGCGACGAATATTGGCGACTTTTTGCCGGCGTTGAAGTTATTGGTGAGGAAATTGGAGAAAAGTTTAATTGTGTTGCAAGAGAACAGAGATGAGTTTATGCAGGAATTAAttaaagattgcagaaaaagaatggaGAAAGAAGGTACTGTTACTGATTCAGAAATTGAAGGGAACAAGAAATGTTTAATTGAAGTTTTGTTAACACTACAAGAAAATGAACCGGAATACTACAAAGATGAAATCATCAGAAGCCTTATGCTT GTTCTATTATCAGCTGGTACAGATACTTCAGTTGGGACAATGGAATGGGCTTTATCATTAATGttaaaccaccctgaaactctgAAGAAAGCACAAGCTGAAATTGATGAACATATAGGACATGAACGTTTAGTGGACGAGTCGGACATCAACAACCTACCTTACCTACGTTGTATAATCAACGAGACATTCCGAATGTACCCTGCAGGACCACTACTAGTCCCACACGAGTCGTCAGAGGAAACCACCGTAGGAGGCTACCGTGTACCCGGAGGAACCATGTTACTTGTGAATTTGTGGGCTATTCACAATGATCCAAAGCTATGGGATGAACCAAGAAAGTTTAAGCCAGAAAGATTTGAAGGACTAGAAGGTGTTAGAGATGGTTACAAAATGATGCCTTTTGGTTCTGGACGAAGGAGTTGTCCTGGAGAAGGATTGGCTATTCGAATGGTTGCATTGTCATTGGGATGTATTATTCAATGCTTTGATTGGCAACGACTTGGGGAAGGATTGGTTGATATGACTGAAGGAACTGGACTTACTTTGCCTAAAGCTCAACCTTTAGTGGCCAAGTGTAGCCCACGACCTATAATGGCTAATCTTCTTTCTCAGATTTGA
- the LOC107798563 gene encoding cytochrome P450 81Q32-like, translated as MDSLYLYFPVLFFVLYIITHHFLHKLQNLPPCPFPALPFIGHLYLLGKPFHRALFKVSNRYGPVVFLQFGSRPVLLVSSPSAAEECFTKNDIIFANRPDFLSGKYFGYNFTSLAWSSYGEHWRNLRRISSLEVLSSYRIQTLSSIRSDEINYLIRRLYRVSMESSEKIVEMKSSLFNFTFNVISRMIAGKRFYGEKVENSKEAKLFQEISKDTLTTIPKANILDFLPFMRWFGLHNVEEKMMKVQEKRDNFMQKEIQEHRQLKTSGSFPSAEVVAGKKKTIMEVLLDLQKTDPEYYTDETIRNLLLVLLQAGSDTSAVTLEWAFSHLLDNLEILKKAQAEIDNHVGQDRLIDESDLAQLPYIRCIINETLRMHPAAPLLVPHFSSKECKVAGYRVPRGTVLLVNAWGIHHDPKVWEDPEKFNPDRFIGFEGVKEGCKFIPFGSGRRGCPGENLAFHVIGLALGSLLQCFEWEKPNRGIIDMSEGTGFTLSPKVQPLLAKCSPRPNMVKLLSKI; from the exons ATGGACAGTCTTTATCTGTATTTCCCAGTTCTGTTCTTTGTTCTCTATATCATCACCCATCATTTTCTTCACAAGCTACAAAACCTTCCCCCCTGCCCATTTCCAGCACTGCCTTTCATTGGCCACCTCTACTTATTGGGTAAACCTTTCCACAGAGCCTTATTTAAAGTCTCAAATCGTTATGGTCCAGTAGTCTTTCTTCAGTTTGGCTCTCGGCCTGTCCTCCTTGTTTCATCACCTTCAGCAGCAGAGGAATGTtttaccaaaaatgatatcatctttGCTAATCGCCCTGATTTTCTCAGTGGCAAGTATTTCGGGTATAATTTTACCAGCCTCGCCTGGTCCTCCTATGGAGAGCACTGGAGAAATCTCCGAAGAATTTCCTCTCTTGAAGTTCTATCTTCCTATAGAATTCAGACACTATCAAGCATCCGTTCTGATGAAATAAACTATCTGATTCGTAGACTCTATCGAGTCTCCATGGAGAGTTCGGAAAAAATTGTGGAGATGAAATCATCTCTTTTTAACTTCACGTTCAATGTGATATCAAGAATGATTGCAGGAAAAAGATTCTACGGAGAGAAAGTAGAGAACTCGAAAGAAGCTAAGCTATTCCAGGAGATATCAAAGGATACATTAACCACTATTCCAAAGGCTAATATATTGGATTTCTTGCCATTCATGAGGTGGTTTGGGTTGCATAATGTTGAGGAAAAGATGATGAAAGTACAGGAGAAGAGGGATAACTTTATGCAAAAAGAAATACAAGAGCATCGTCAGTTAAAGACTAGTGGTTCTTTTCCTTCAGCAGAGGTTGTGGCAGGGAAGAAGAAAACTATCATGGAAGTCTTGTTAGATTTACAGAAAACAGACCCCGAATACTACACAGATGAAACAATTAGAAACCTATTGTTG GTCCTACTCCAAGCTGGATCAGACACTTCAGCTGTAACACTAGAATGGGCTTTTTCACACTTGCTTGACAATCTAGAAATTTTAAAGAAGGCACAGGCTGAAATTGACAATCATGTTGGACAAGACCGCCTAATTGATGAATCCGATTTGGCTCAACTTCCTTACATCCGATGCATCATCAATGAGACACTGCGGATGCATCCAGCAGCCCCTTTACTTGTGCCTCACTTTTCATCAAAAGAGTGCAAGGTTGCAGGCTATCGAGTTCCACGTGGAACCGTTCTATTAGTGAATGCATGGGGCATACATCATGACCCTAAGGTATGGGAGGACCCAGAAAAGTTCAATCCTGATAGATTTATAGGCTTTGAAGGTGTCAAAGAGGGCTGCAAGTTTATTCCGTTTGGATCAGGAAGGAGGGGTTGCCCTGGTGAGAACCTAGCATTTCATGTCATAGGATTGGCACTGGGCTCACTTCTTCAATGCTTTGAGTGGGAAAAGCCCAACAGGGGGATCATCGATATGAGTGAAGGCACTGGATTCACACTCTCACCAAAGGTTCAGCCTCTACTGGCAAAATGTTCTCCACGaccaaacatggtcaaacttctTTCTAAAATCTGA